The stretch of DNA GAATCTGCCGCACATCCTGCAGAATCTAGAGTTTTCCTCTATCATACCACGACAGTCTGGACAAAAATTATCATGAGACTGCTTTAGAGTGTGGTATTTTTTGAAAATCTCATAGTAATGCATGGATTCCTTGGTTCTGATGGTTACGTTGTCGCTTGACTTGATTTTTCTTGCCTTTTCAAAGAATACGTCATCTGGAATTGCCCAATCAAAGAATCCTGTCAATCCTTGGGTTCCGGCGCCTTCCTGCATGGGGGATTTTTGGCGCCACACTATGCTGTTTGGAATTGTATTTTCAAAGGTCTTTCTTAGGATGAATTTGCCGTATTTTTTGTCATCATGCGTCCCTACTAGGTCGCCTGGTGACAGACCGCTTGCAAATTCCACTACATCCTGATGGCAAAACGGTGATTCGACTGTCACTCCAAGTGCCTTTCCTATTTTTTGTGATGGAAAATGCATGATTTTTGCAATTCTTGCTAGGTCTTTTTTTAATTCGTCGTCTGATTTTGACATTAGAAAATTATATCCCGCAAAGAGCTCGTCTGCACCGTCACCTGTTATTATTTTGTCAAATCCCTGTTTTTTTACCTCAGATATTGCCAAGTATGGCACCACATTGTTTCGAATTTCAATGTCGTTGAAATTGCCTAGGATCTTAATTGTCTGCTCTATTGCGTCAAGGATCTGCAAGATATCGTACATGTATGTGGATAACGGCAATCCGAACTCCTTTGCCGCCATTTGTGAATATGTCAGATCATGTGCAATGTGATCCTTTGATATTATGACAAGGCAGTCTGGCTTTTTTTCCTTGAGCAGATATGCAAGAATTGTGCTGTCTAATCCACCAGACAGTGCCAAGTGTTTTGCTGTACAGGAATTTGCTGCATTGTATAACAGCTCAAAAATCTTTTGCATTGTGTTGTTGTGTAAAAAAATCAATTAAGGTTTTTGCGATTAGCTGAAGCTAGTTTTGATTCAACAATTCTTGATTAGAAATTTTGTAAAATTCATTGTTAACTTTAAATAGATTAAACAAGGACTTTTGCATAATGTTACTTCCTGCCGAAATAGAATCAAAGACGCTGATTCCAGCACTGCGTGCAATCTTGGCAAAAAAGCTTGCCGAGGACCACAAAGTTCGAGAAGACGAAATATCAAAAATGCTTGGAGTAACACAGGCGGCAATAAGCAACTACATCCGTGGAACGCGCGGTGATCCAAAACTAATCGAAAAACTAGTCTCTGACAAGCAAGTATCTGAGATGATAAACGAGCTTTCCGACAGACTGTCATCAGATATGGCATATACGCCATCAAGCCTGGCAAAATTCATCAGCCTTTGCAATTACATCAAATCTAGTCTGTTGATCTGCGAGATTCACCACAAACTAGAATCAAACATTGATGAGGCAATCTGCAAGGAATGTGAAAACATGCTGCTAAAGGGCCCAGGCTCTGTATACTAGGTCTTTGAAATAGAAATTTCTATTGTGGATAGCATCCTTTTGCCAAACTCGCTTTCCGAGTCCAGCTTGATGTGGTCCAGCTTGCAGGAATTATGAAGCATTTTTTCCACTATGATATTTGCAATGGCAACTGCGGCCGGTATGTTGAGTCCTTTTGCAAGCAAGACTGCCTTGCCATGTTTATTTATGATAGTAAATACATCAAGTGCGGATGGCATTATTGGATCGTTTCTTACAAAATACGTGTATGGAGGATGTTGGGCGATCTGTTTTGTTTCTTCCATACTAATCATTCAGTCTCTCCCAAAAATTAATTCTATTAAGTTTTGTCGACGATTCATCCACTAGTTAAAATAATCAATTGGGATGTTTTGGTAATCCCCGTTTGGCAATCTTCTTTTAATGACAATTGGTATTGCGTAATCGTCAAGCTCTTTTAGTGCAATGTCTAGTGAGGTTCTGGCGTCTGCTGGAATCTCGATGAATGGCGGTGCTCCCTGTGATAATTGTAATGCGCGTGCGCCCAAAATTCTCGCCTTTTCAAATCTGGTCAGGTTTGGTGGTCCTATTGCTATCTTGCCTTTGCCTGCAAGCGGGATTTCTGTTATTTCGTGGACTGGGTCTATGTCGATGATTTCGCGAGTTTCCATTGCCTTGATTTTTTTGTCCAGTTCTGCTCGCTCGTCGTCTGTTAGCTCTTTGGTCTCGAAAATCTTCTTGTATGCGTTGATGGCATCCTCCATCGTGGTG from Candidatus Nitrosotenuis aquarius encodes:
- a CDS encoding asparagine synthase C-terminal domain-containing protein codes for the protein MQKIFELLYNAANSCTAKHLALSGGLDSTILAYLLKEKKPDCLVIISKDHIAHDLTYSQMAAKEFGLPLSTYMYDILQILDAIEQTIKILGNFNDIEIRNNVVPYLAISEVKKQGFDKIITGDGADELFAGYNFLMSKSDDELKKDLARIAKIMHFPSQKIGKALGVTVESPFCHQDVVEFASGLSPGDLVGTHDDKKYGKFILRKTFENTIPNSIVWRQKSPMQEGAGTQGLTGFFDWAIPDDVFFEKARKIKSSDNVTIRTKESMHYYEIFKKYHTLKQSHDNFCPDCRGMIEENSRFCRMCGRFPI
- a CDS encoding transcriptional regulator, giving the protein MLLPAEIESKTLIPALRAILAKKLAEDHKVREDEISKMLGVTQAAISNYIRGTRGDPKLIEKLVSDKQVSEMINELSDRLSSDMAYTPSSLAKFISLCNYIKSSLLICEIHHKLESNIDEAICKECENMLLKGPGSVY
- a CDS encoding DNA-binding protein, whose protein sequence is MEETKQIAQHPPYTYFVRNDPIMPSALDVFTIINKHGKAVLLAKGLNIPAAVAIANIIVEKMLHNSCKLDHIKLDSESEFGKRMLSTIEISISKT
- a CDS encoding DNA-directed RNA polymerase subunit K, with amino-acid sequence MSDPEEVEIEAPEEIEEEPEFVRPAGEEMAEDTTMEDAINAYKKIFETKELTDDERAELDKKIKAMETREIIDIDPVHEITEIPLAGKGKIAIGPPNLTRFEKARILGARALQLSQGAPPFIEIPADARTSLDIALKELDDYAIPIVIKRRLPNGDYQNIPIDYFN